The Streptomyces sp. DH-12 genome has a window encoding:
- a CDS encoding CAP domain-containing protein produces the protein MGKHRHQQQYRRTVVAAVVVGVIGIPSVAMACTDWPDGGQREDRATSAPSAGEDRWDGPGWYSRWSGKHHGDPTPVAPGSPSASAGPSKDAREHHGGKHHGGKPSRQPEKQATRPATSAPSTTTAAPESTPAAPKPSTAAPAPTTAAPEPSTAAPAAPEPTTAAPKPTATASGAVARVVELVNAERAEAGCSPVTADAALNTAAQRHSEDMASTGAMSHTGSDGSDPGERITRAGYAWSTYGENVAHGYSTPEQVMQGWMTSPGHKANILNCSFEEIGVGLSGTYWTQDFGTAR, from the coding sequence ATGGGAAAGCATCGCCATCAGCAGCAGTACCGGCGGACGGTCGTCGCCGCGGTCGTCGTCGGCGTCATAGGCATACCCTCGGTCGCCATGGCCTGCACCGACTGGCCGGACGGCGGACAGCGGGAGGACCGCGCCACCTCGGCGCCGTCCGCCGGCGAGGACCGCTGGGACGGGCCCGGCTGGTACAGCCGCTGGAGCGGCAAGCACCACGGCGACCCCACGCCCGTCGCGCCGGGCTCCCCCAGCGCCTCCGCCGGGCCCTCGAAGGACGCCCGCGAGCACCACGGCGGCAAGCACCACGGCGGCAAGCCCTCACGGCAGCCGGAGAAGCAGGCCACCAGGCCGGCCACCTCGGCCCCCTCCACCACCACGGCCGCCCCGGAGTCCACCCCGGCCGCCCCGAAGCCCTCGACGGCGGCTCCCGCGCCCACCACGGCCGCCCCGGAGCCCTCGACGGCGGCCCCCGCCGCCCCCGAGCCCACGACCGCCGCGCCGAAGCCCACCGCCACGGCGTCCGGCGCCGTCGCCCGGGTCGTGGAGCTGGTCAACGCCGAGCGCGCCGAGGCCGGCTGCTCCCCGGTGACGGCCGACGCCGCCCTGAACACGGCCGCGCAGCGGCACAGCGAGGACATGGCGTCGACCGGCGCCATGTCGCACACCGGCTCGGACGGGTCCGACCCCGGTGAGCGCATCACCCGTGCCGGGTACGCCTGGAGCACGTACGGCGAGAACGTCGCCCACGGTTACTCCACGCCCGAGCAGGTGATGCAGGGCTGGATGACCAGCCCCGGCCACAAGGCGAACATCCTCAACTGCTCGTTCGAGGAGATCGGCGTCGGCCTGTCCGGCACCTACTGGACGCAGGACTTCGGCACCGCCCGCTGA
- a CDS encoding TIGR03842 family LLM class F420-dependent oxidoreductase, with the protein MDFGLVLQTDPPASRVISLMQRAERNGFTHGWTFDSAVLWQEPFVIHSQILARTTTLRVGPMVTNPGTRTWEVTASTFATLNDMYGNRTVCGIGRGDSAMRVAGREPTTLARLGEAIDAIRDLAEGREAEVDGQRLRLPWVRDGELPVWTAAYGPKALALTGRKADGFILQLADPFLTEWMVKAVRNAAAEAGRDPDALTVCVAAPAYVGDDLAHAREQCRWFGGMVGNHVADLVARYGEHSGMVPEALTDYIKGRQGYDYSHHGRAGNPSTDFVPDEIVDRFCLLGPPEAHIEKLRALRDLGVGQFAVYDMHDAQETTIDAYGAEIIPALGG; encoded by the coding sequence ATGGACTTCGGCCTCGTCCTGCAGACCGACCCGCCGGCCTCGCGGGTGATCAGCCTGATGCAGCGCGCCGAGCGCAACGGGTTCACCCACGGGTGGACCTTCGACTCGGCGGTGCTGTGGCAGGAACCCTTCGTCATCCACAGCCAGATCCTGGCCCGCACCACGACCCTCAGGGTCGGCCCGATGGTCACCAACCCGGGCACCCGCACCTGGGAGGTCACCGCCTCCACCTTCGCCACCCTCAACGACATGTACGGCAACCGCACCGTGTGCGGCATCGGCCGCGGCGACTCCGCGATGCGCGTCGCCGGACGCGAGCCCACCACCCTCGCCCGGCTCGGCGAGGCGATCGACGCGATCCGCGACCTCGCCGAGGGACGCGAGGCCGAGGTCGACGGACAGCGGCTGCGGCTGCCGTGGGTGCGCGACGGCGAACTGCCGGTCTGGACGGCCGCCTACGGCCCCAAGGCGCTCGCCCTCACCGGGCGGAAGGCCGACGGCTTCATCCTCCAGCTCGCCGACCCGTTCCTCACCGAGTGGATGGTGAAGGCCGTGCGGAACGCCGCCGCCGAGGCCGGCCGCGACCCCGACGCGCTCACCGTCTGCGTCGCCGCCCCCGCGTACGTCGGCGACGACCTGGCGCACGCCCGCGAGCAGTGCCGCTGGTTCGGCGGGATGGTCGGCAACCACGTCGCCGACCTGGTCGCCCGCTACGGCGAGCACTCCGGGATGGTCCCCGAGGCGCTCACCGACTACATCAAGGGCCGCCAGGGCTACGACTACAGCCACCACGGACGGGCCGGGAACCCGTCCACGGACTTCGTCCCCGACGAGATCGTGGACCGCTTCTGCCTGCTCGGCCCGCCCGAGGCGCACATCGAGAAGCTCCGTGCGCTGCGCGACCTGGGCGTCGGCCAGTTCGCGGTGTACGACATGCACGACGCGCAGGAGACGACGATCGACGCGTACGGCGCGGAGATCATCCCGGCGCTCGGCGGCTGA
- the hydA gene encoding dihydropyrimidinase: protein MSTRTVIRGGLVITASDEIHADVLMEDGRIAALAASGTPAAEAFTAERTVDATGKYVIPGGVDAHTHMELPFGGTFASDTFETGTRAAAWGGTTTVVDFAVQSVGHGLREGLDAWHAKAEGNCAIDYAFHMIVSDVTDETLKEMDLLVEEGVTSFKQFMAYPGVFYSDDGQILRAMQRSADNGGLIMMHAENGIAIDVLVAQALARGETGPRHHGEVRKALLEAEATHRAVRLAQVAGAPLYVVHVSAAEAVAELARARDDGLPVFGETCPQYLFLSTDNLAEPDFEGAKYVCSTPLRPREHQAALWRGLRTDDLQVVSTDHCPFCFTGQKELGRGDFSKIPNGLPGVENRMDLLHQAVLDGRLTRRRWIEIACAAPARMFGLYPKKGTVAPGADADVVIYDPAAEQVISADTHHMNVDYSAYEGKRVTGRVETVFSRGVPVITDREYTGRAGHGVYTPRSTCQYLT, encoded by the coding sequence ATGAGCACCCGCACAGTCATCCGCGGAGGACTCGTCATCACCGCCTCCGACGAGATCCACGCCGACGTCCTGATGGAGGACGGCCGCATCGCCGCCCTCGCCGCCTCCGGCACCCCGGCCGCCGAGGCGTTCACCGCCGAGCGGACCGTCGACGCCACCGGGAAGTACGTCATCCCGGGCGGCGTGGACGCGCACACCCACATGGAGCTGCCGTTCGGCGGCACCTTCGCCTCCGACACCTTCGAGACGGGCACCCGGGCCGCCGCCTGGGGCGGCACCACCACCGTCGTCGACTTCGCCGTGCAGAGCGTCGGGCACGGCCTGCGCGAGGGCCTGGACGCCTGGCACGCCAAGGCGGAGGGCAACTGCGCGATCGACTACGCCTTCCACATGATCGTCTCGGATGTCACCGACGAGACGCTGAAGGAGATGGACCTCCTCGTGGAGGAGGGCGTCACCTCGTTCAAACAGTTCATGGCCTACCCGGGGGTCTTCTACTCCGACGACGGCCAGATCCTGCGCGCCATGCAGCGCTCCGCCGACAACGGCGGGCTGATCATGATGCACGCCGAGAACGGCATCGCCATCGACGTCCTCGTCGCACAGGCCCTGGCCCGCGGCGAGACCGGCCCCCGCCACCACGGCGAGGTGCGCAAGGCCCTCCTGGAGGCCGAGGCCACCCACCGCGCCGTCCGGCTCGCCCAGGTCGCCGGCGCCCCGCTGTACGTCGTGCACGTCTCCGCCGCCGAGGCCGTCGCCGAACTGGCCCGCGCCCGCGACGACGGGCTGCCCGTCTTCGGGGAGACCTGCCCGCAGTACCTGTTCCTGTCCACCGACAACCTCGCCGAGCCGGACTTCGAGGGCGCCAAGTACGTGTGCAGCACGCCCCTGCGACCCAGGGAGCACCAGGCGGCGCTCTGGCGGGGCCTGCGCACCGACGACCTCCAGGTGGTCTCCACCGACCACTGCCCCTTCTGCTTCACCGGCCAGAAGGAGCTCGGCCGCGGCGACTTCTCCAAGATCCCCAACGGGCTGCCGGGCGTCGAGAACCGCATGGACCTCCTCCACCAGGCCGTCCTCGACGGACGCCTCACCCGCCGCCGCTGGATCGAGATCGCCTGCGCCGCCCCGGCCCGGATGTTCGGCCTGTACCCGAAGAAGGGCACCGTCGCGCCGGGCGCCGACGCCGACGTCGTGATCTACGACCCGGCGGCCGAGCAGGTCATCTCCGCCGACACCCACCACATGAACGTCGACTACTCGGCGTACGAGGGCAAGCGGGTCACCGGCCGCGTCGAGACCGTGTTCTCGCGCGGAGTCCCCGTCATCACCGACCGGGAGTACACCGGACGCGCCGGGCACGGCGTCTACACCCCGCGTTCCACCTGCCAGTACCTCACCTAG
- a CDS encoding aspartate aminotransferase family protein: protein MTDDLLGRHRAVLPDWLALYYDEPLEITHGEGRHVWDARGNRYLDFFGGILTTMTAHALPEVAKAVTEQAGRIIHSSTLYLNRPMVDLAERIAKLSGIPDARVFFTTSGTEANDTALLLATTHRRSNTILAMRNSYHGRSFSAVGVTGNRGWSPTSLSPLQTLYVHGGVRTRGPFAHLDDYDFVAACVDDLKDLLGHARPPAALIAEPIQGVGGFTSPPDGLYAAFREVLHERGILWISDEVQTGWGRTGEHFWGWQAHGRGGPPDILTFAKGIGNGMSIGGVVARAEIMNCLDANSISTFGGTQITMAAGLANLTYLLEHDLQGNARRVGGLLIERLRAAAAHVPAVREVRGRGLMIGIELTKPGTDEADPDAVSAVLEAARAGGLLIGKGGGHDTSALRIAPPLSLNVAEAEEGAAILEDALRSIQ from the coding sequence GTGACCGACGACCTGCTCGGCCGCCACCGCGCCGTGCTGCCCGACTGGCTCGCCCTCTACTACGACGAGCCCCTCGAGATCACCCACGGCGAGGGACGCCACGTCTGGGACGCCCGGGGCAACCGCTACCTGGACTTCTTCGGCGGCATCCTCACCACCATGACCGCCCACGCCCTGCCCGAGGTCGCCAAGGCGGTGACCGAACAGGCCGGGCGGATCATCCACTCCTCCACCCTCTACCTCAACCGGCCGATGGTGGACCTCGCCGAACGGATCGCCAAGCTCAGCGGCATCCCCGACGCCCGGGTCTTCTTCACCACCTCCGGCACCGAGGCCAACGACACCGCCCTGCTGCTCGCCACCACCCACCGGCGCAGCAACACGATCCTGGCGATGCGCAACAGCTACCACGGCCGCTCCTTCAGCGCGGTCGGCGTCACCGGCAACCGCGGCTGGTCCCCGACCTCCCTGTCCCCGCTGCAGACGCTGTACGTGCACGGCGGGGTGCGCACCCGGGGCCCGTTCGCCCACCTCGACGACTACGACTTCGTCGCCGCGTGCGTCGACGACCTCAAGGACCTCCTCGGCCACGCCCGCCCGCCCGCCGCGCTGATCGCCGAGCCGATCCAGGGCGTCGGCGGCTTCACCTCACCGCCCGACGGCCTCTACGCGGCGTTCCGCGAGGTGCTGCACGAGCGGGGCATCCTGTGGATCTCCGACGAGGTGCAGACCGGCTGGGGTCGCACCGGCGAGCACTTCTGGGGCTGGCAGGCGCACGGCCGCGGCGGACCGCCCGACATCCTGACCTTCGCCAAGGGCATCGGCAACGGCATGTCCATCGGCGGGGTCGTGGCCCGCGCCGAGATCATGAACTGCCTGGACGCCAACAGCATCTCCACGTTCGGCGGCACCCAGATCACCATGGCGGCGGGCCTCGCCAACCTCACCTACCTGCTGGAGCACGATCTCCAGGGCAACGCGCGCCGGGTCGGCGGCCTGCTCATCGAACGGCTGCGGGCCGCCGCCGCGCACGTCCCGGCCGTTCGGGAGGTGCGCGGACGCGGCCTGATGATCGGCATCGAGCTGACGAAGCCCGGCACCGACGAGGCCGACCCCGACGCCGTGTCCGCCGTTCTGGAGGCGGCCCGCGCCGGCGGCCTGCTCATCGGCAAGGGCGGCGGCCACGACACCAGCGCCCTGCGCATCGCCCCGCCGCTGTCCCTGAACGTCGCGGAGGCCGAGGAGGGCGCCGCGATCCTCGAGGATGCCCTGAGGAGCATCCAGTAG
- a CDS encoding nitrilase-related carbon-nitrogen hydrolase produces the protein MPNVVTAALVQATWTGDTESMLAKHEEHAREAARRGAKVIGFQEVFNAPYFCQVQDAEHYRWAEEVPDGPTVRRMRDLARETGMVVVAPVFEVEQSGHYYNTAAVIDADGTYLGKYRKHHIPQVKGFWEKFYFRPGNLGWPVFDTAVGKVGVYICYDRHFPEGWRQLGLNGAQLVYNPSATHRGLSAYLWQLEQPAAAVANEYFVAAINRVGVEEYGDNDFYGTSYFVDPRGRFVGDVASGSEEELVVRDLDFGLIDEVRQQWAFYRDRRPDAYEGLVRP, from the coding sequence ATGCCCAACGTCGTAACAGCCGCCCTGGTCCAGGCGACCTGGACCGGCGACACCGAGTCCATGCTGGCGAAACACGAGGAGCACGCCCGCGAGGCGGCCCGGCGGGGCGCGAAGGTCATCGGGTTCCAGGAGGTGTTCAACGCCCCCTACTTCTGCCAGGTCCAGGACGCCGAGCACTACCGCTGGGCCGAGGAGGTCCCGGACGGCCCGACCGTCCGCCGGATGCGGGACCTGGCCCGCGAGACCGGCATGGTCGTCGTCGCCCCCGTCTTCGAGGTCGAGCAGTCCGGTCACTACTACAACACCGCCGCCGTGATCGACGCCGACGGCACCTACCTCGGCAAGTACCGCAAACACCACATCCCGCAGGTCAAGGGCTTCTGGGAGAAGTTCTACTTCCGCCCGGGCAACCTCGGCTGGCCCGTCTTCGACACCGCCGTCGGCAAGGTCGGCGTCTACATCTGCTACGACCGCCACTTCCCCGAGGGCTGGCGGCAACTCGGCCTCAACGGCGCCCAGTTGGTCTACAACCCGTCGGCCACGCACCGCGGTCTGTCGGCGTACCTGTGGCAGCTGGAACAGCCGGCGGCGGCCGTCGCCAACGAGTACTTCGTCGCCGCCATCAACCGCGTGGGCGTCGAGGAGTACGGCGACAACGACTTCTACGGCACCAGCTACTTCGTCGACCCGCGCGGGCGGTTCGTCGGCGACGTCGCCAGCGGCAGCGAGGAGGAACTGGTGGTCCGGGACCTCGACTTCGGCCTCATCGACGAGGTGCGGCAGCAGTGGGCCTTCTACCGCGACCGCCGCCCCGACGCCTACGAGGGGCTGGTGCGCCCGTGA
- a CDS encoding helix-turn-helix transcriptional regulator: MVRTPLTPEERERGERLGRLLREARGARSMADVAASAGISPETLRKIETGRAPTPAFFTVAALAGTLGLSMDELIGRCAPETPDVPDTADASIAA; encoded by the coding sequence ATGGTGCGCACCCCCTTGACCCCGGAAGAGCGCGAACGCGGTGAGCGGCTCGGCAGGCTGCTGCGCGAGGCGCGCGGAGCCCGCAGCATGGCGGACGTCGCCGCGAGCGCCGGCATCTCCCCGGAGACGCTCCGCAAGATCGAGACGGGGCGGGCGCCGACCCCCGCGTTCTTCACCGTGGCCGCGCTGGCCGGGACGCTCGGGCTGTCGATGGACGAGCTGATCGGGCGCTGCGCGCCGGAGACGCCGGACGTGCCGGACACCGCGGACGCGTCGATCGCGGCCTGA
- the map gene encoding type I methionyl aminopeptidase: MVELKTDASIDAMYETGQVVANALTAVRKAADVGVSLLELDEVAREALSAAGATSPFLGYRPSFAPTPFPAVICASVNDAIVHGIPNGYRLRDGDLVSIDCGAHLGGWAGDSAISFVVGSARPADARLIETAERALAAGTEAAVVGNRMGDIAHAIGTVCRGAGYGIMEDFGGHGIGRRMHEDPPVPNEGRPGRGMPLRHGMVLAIEPMLIAGGRDTYRTDPDGWTLRTTDGSRAAHVEHTVAITEAGPRVLTARN, from the coding sequence ATGGTGGAGCTGAAGACCGACGCATCGATCGATGCCATGTACGAGACCGGCCAGGTCGTCGCGAACGCGCTGACGGCCGTACGGAAGGCCGCTGACGTGGGCGTTTCCCTGCTGGAGCTGGACGAGGTGGCGAGGGAGGCGCTGAGCGCGGCGGGCGCGACGTCGCCGTTCCTGGGGTACCGGCCCTCGTTCGCGCCGACCCCGTTCCCCGCCGTCATCTGCGCGTCGGTCAACGACGCGATCGTGCACGGCATCCCGAACGGGTACCGGCTGCGCGACGGGGACCTCGTGTCCATCGACTGCGGCGCCCACCTGGGCGGCTGGGCGGGCGACTCGGCGATCAGTTTCGTCGTGGGCTCCGCGCGTCCGGCGGACGCCCGGCTGATCGAGACGGCCGAGCGGGCGCTCGCGGCCGGCACGGAGGCGGCGGTGGTCGGCAACCGCATGGGCGACATCGCGCACGCCATCGGCACGGTGTGCCGGGGCGCGGGCTACGGGATCATGGAGGACTTCGGCGGCCACGGCATCGGCCGGCGCATGCACGAGGACCCGCCCGTGCCGAACGAGGGCCGGCCGGGCCGCGGGATGCCGCTGCGGCACGGCATGGTCCTGGCGATCGAGCCGATGCTGATCGCGGGCGGCCGGGACACCTACCGCACCGACCCGGACGGCTGGACCCTCCGCACGACCGACGGCAGCCGCGCGGCCCACGTCGAGCACACGGTCGCCATCACGGAGGCGGGCCCCCGGGTGCTGACGGCGCGGAACTGA